One region of Oryza sativa Japonica Group chromosome 5, ASM3414082v1 genomic DNA includes:
- the LOC136356437 gene encoding uncharacterized protein, protein MFLDTGGISVVHGSSSRSAAAELGICAAIFLMITHVAMAAAGCCCRSFCIPSETARVVCAITSWIVPVIVFVLLLHAAVEESDCDKIHKGVYAGTGVLVLVSTVLGIISYLMLRTRPEPTPPIVVPMVIAFQPVYPNPLLVPVPVQAPPPNQAFAHPATLPPQGGWYGQAPNQQFAAPAPAQGYGWQAPNQQHFPCAGVVP, encoded by the exons ATGTTCCTGGACACCGGCGGCATCAGCGTTGTCCACGGCTCGTCGTCGAGATCAGCAGCGGCCGAGCTGGGAATCTGCGCGGCCATCTTCCTGATGATAACACACGTCGCCATGGCTGCTgccggctgctgctgccgcaGCTTCTGCATCCCCTCCGAGACGGCGCGGGTCGTCTGCGCCATCACCTCATG GATAGTGCCGGTGATTGTGTTCGTGTTGCTCCTACACGCCGCGGTCGAGGAGTCTGATTGCGACAAGATCCACAAGGGCGTCTACGCTGGCACGGGCGTACTGGTCCTCGTCTCCACGGTGCTCGGAATCATCTCCTACCTCATGCTCCGCACGCGGCCAGAGCCAACGCCGCCGATCGTGGTCCCGATGGTCATCGCGTTCCAGCCGGTATATCCTAATCCTCTTCTGGTGCCTGTGCCGGttcaagcgccgccgccgaaccaGGCGTTCGCTCATCCGGCTACTTTGCCGCCACAAGGAGGATGGTACGGGCAAGCACCGAACCAGCAATTCGCGGCACCTGCTCCTGCTCAAGGCTATGGATGGCAAGCGCCGAACCAGCAACATTTCCCATGCGCAGGTGTAGTACCGTGA
- the LOC107276176 gene encoding protein MODIFYING WALL LIGNIN-2 → MKTDAVTHTRQALGRLGRRMAGKMDKTTIIASAVVGSLGLLSAILGFSAEVTKITATDVLVGARGECLYPQNPAAELGVCAAVFLLLVQITVSAVGGCCGCCMSGRSIPSETKRIIGVVCAVMSCGIAWFLFGVGAVVNIEGKGATMPDCYVVKRGIFAGAAVLALAATAFGITSYVMLRTQADEAPAKKPPLAGVAMGQPQFLPPQASHV, encoded by the exons ATGAAGACCGACGCAGTGACGCACACACGGCAAGCCTTGGGAAGACTTGGGAGAAGAATGGCGGGGAAAATGGACAAGACGACGATCATCGCCTCCGCGGTTGTCGGGTCCCTGGGGTTGCTGAGCGCCATCCTGGGGTTCTCCGCCGAGGTTACAAAGATCACT GCGACCGATGTACTGgtcggcgcgcgcggcgagTGCCTGTACCCGCAGAACCCCGCAGCCGAGCTGGGGGTCTGCGCGGCCGTCTTCCTGCTGTTAGTGCAGATCACCGTGTCGGCCGTcggcggctgctgcggctgctgcatGTCCGGCCGGTCCATCCCGTCGGAGACCAAGCGGATCATCggcgtcgtctgcgccgtcaTGTCATG CGGGATCGCGTGGTTTCTGTTCGGGGTGGGCGCGGTGGTGAACATAGAGGGCAAGGGGGCAACCATGCCGGACTGCTACGTCGTCAAGCGCGGAATCTTTGCTGGCGCGGCCGTGCTGGCCCTCGCTGCCACGGCGTTCGGGATCACGTCCTACGTCATGCTCCGAACGCAAGCCGACGAGGCGCCGGCCAAGAAGCCGCCGCTGGCCGGGGTCGCGATGGGCCAACCGCAGTTCCTGCCGCCGCAGGCTTCACATGTATAG
- the LOC136356678 gene encoding uncharacterized protein: protein MPPSTAAAATAAISRSSTPVSGRRHRIRTPVAASFPAAMPTSPRLPRRRIRHRRQSPPPDTAATAAALPRQLPPQQPFGRRHSSPVAASSPSGASVAAATVTASAVTIAAAASPPAASSPAVSRRRHLPPSAAAVTDADASQPQSPPAAAAVSSTAATFLPRRRLPLP, encoded by the coding sequence ATGCCtccttccaccgccgccgccgccaccgccgcaattTCGCGGTCATCAACGCCCGTTTCCGGTCGTCGACACCGCATTCGTACCCCCGTCGCCGCATCCTTCCCCGCTGCCATGCCTACTTCTCCgcgccttccccgccgccgcatccgccaccGTCGGCAGTCGCCGCCACCAGacacggccgccaccgccgcggcgctgcCTCGCCAACTGCCACCACAGCAGCCATTCGGCCGCCGCCACAGCTCGCCagtcgccgcctcgtcgccatcCGGTGCATCagtagccgccgccaccgtcaccgcctcAGCAGTCACCAtagcagccgccgcctcgccaccagccgcctcctcgccagcagtcagccgccgccgtcacctgcCGCCGTCGGCAGCCGCAGTCACCGACGCGGACGCCAGCCAGCCGCAGtcgccaccagccgccgccgccgtgtcgtccaccgccgccaccttccttccccgccgccggctgccgctcCCCTAG
- the LOC9269376 gene encoding protein VASCULATURE COMPLEXITY AND CONNECTIVITY, producing MAGKMDKTTIIVSAVVGSLGLLSAILGFSAEGTKITVTDILVGGKCLYPENPATALGVCAAVFLLLAQITVSAVGGCCGCCKSRSIPSETKRIIGVICAVMSWIAAGIAWFLFGMGAVVNNDCYVVKDGIFAGAAVLALAATASGITSYVMLRRQADEAPAKQPPLAGVAMGQPQFPPPPDSQV from the exons ATGGCCGGGAAAATGGACAAGACGACGATCATCGTCTCCGCGGTTGTCGGGTCCCTGGGGTTGCTGAGCGCCATCCTGGGGTTCTCCGCCGAGGGCACAAAGATCACT GTGACCGATATACTGGTCGGCGGCAAGTGCCTGTACCCGGAGAACCCCGCGACCGCGCTGGGGGTCTGCGCGGCCGTCTTCCTGCTGTTAGCGCAGATCACCGTGTCGGCCGTcggcggctgctgcggctgctgcaaGTCCCGGTCCATCCCGTCGGAGACCAAGCGGATAATCGGCGTCATCTGCGCTGTCATGTCATG GATAGCGGCGGGGATCGCGTGGTTTCTGTTCGGGATGGGCGCGGTGGTGAACAACGACTGCTACGTCGTCAAGGACGGAATCTTTGCTGGCGCGGCCGTGCTGGCACTCGCTGCCACGGCTTCCGGGATCACGTCCTACGTCATGCTCCGCAGGCAGGCCGACGAGGCGCCGGCCAAGCAGCCGCCGCTGGCCGGGGTCGCGATGGGCCAACCGcagttcccgccgccgccagattcACAAGTATAG